One window from the genome of Rhinolophus ferrumequinum isolate MPI-CBG mRhiFer1 chromosome 22, mRhiFer1_v1.p, whole genome shotgun sequence encodes:
- the LOC117015451 gene encoding late cornified envelope protein 3D-like, with protein MSSQQNQQQCQPPPKCPSPKCPSPKCPPKSPAQCLPPAPSGCGPSSSGGCCLSHHRRHRPHRCRRQSSESCDSGSGQQSGGSGCGHHGSGGCC; from the coding sequence ATGTCCAGTCAGCAGAACCAGCAGCAATGCCAGCCCCCTCCCAAGTGCCCCAGCCCCAAGTGCCCCAGCCCCAAGTGCCCCCCCAAgagcccagcacagtgcttgCCTCCAGCCCCCTCTGGCTGTGGCCCCAGCTCCAGCGGTGGCTGCTGCCTGAGCCACCACAGGCGCCACAGGCCCCACAGATGCCGGCGCCAGAGCTCTGAGTCCTGTGACAGTGGCAGTGGTCAGCAGTCTGGGGGCTCCGGCTGTGGCCACCACGGCTCTGGGGGCTGCTGCTGA
- the LOC117015465 gene encoding late cornified envelope protein 3D-like — translation MSCQQNQQQCQPPPKCPTPKCPPKSPAQCLPPASSSGGCCASSSGGCCGPSSGGCCGPSSGGCCGPSSGGGCCLSHHRRHRSHRCRRQSSKSCDSGSGQQSGGSGCGHHGSGGCC, via the coding sequence ATGTCCTGCCAGCAGAACCAGCAGCAGTGCCAGCCCCCTCCCAAGTGCCCCACCCCCAAGTGCCCCCCCAAgagcccagcacagtgcttgcctccagcctccagctctGGGGGCTGCTGTGCCTCCAGCTCTGGGGGCTGCTGTGGCCCCAGCTCTGGGGGCTGCTGTGGCCCCAGCTCTGGAGGCTGCTGTGGCCCCAGCTCCGGGGGCGGCTGCTGCCTGAGCCACCACAGGCGCCACAGGTCCCACCGATGCCGGCGCCAGAGCTCCAAGTCCTGTGACAGTGGCAGTGGTCAGCAGTCTGGGGGCTCCGGCTGTGGCCACCATGGCTCTGGGGGCTGCTGCTGA
- the LOC117015210 gene encoding late cornified envelope protein 3D-like, with translation MSCQQNQQQCQPPPKCPTPKCPSPKCPPKSPAQCLPPAPSGCAPSSGGSCGPSSGDGCCLSHHRRHRSHRCRRQSSESCDSGSGQQSGGSGCGGSGGCC, from the coding sequence ATGTCCTGCCAGCAGAACCAGCAGCAGTGCCAGCCCCCTCCCAAGTGCCCCACCCCCAAGTGCCCCAGCCCCAAGTGCCCCCCCAAgagcccagcacagtgcttgCCTCCAGCTCCCTCTGGCTGTGCCCCCAGTTCTGGGGGCAGCTGTGGCCCCAGCTCTGGGGACGGCTGCTGCCTGAGCCACCACAGGCGCCACAGGTCCCACCGATGCCGGCGCCAGAGCTCTGAGTCCTGTGACAGTGGCAGTGGTCAGCAGTCCGGGGGCTCCGGCTGTGGGGGTTCTGGGGGCTGCTGTTGA
- the LOC117015250 gene encoding late cornified envelope protein 3C-like, with translation MSSQQNQQQCQPPPKCPSPKCPSPKCPPKSPAQCLPPAPSGCGPSSSGGCCLSHHRHHRSHRCRRQSSESCDSGSGQQSGGSGCGHHGSGGCC, from the coding sequence ATGTCCAGTCAGCAGAACCAGCAACAATGCCAGCCCCCTCCCAAGTGCCCCAGCCCCAAGTGCCCCAGCCCCAAGTGCCCCCCCAAgagcccagcacagtgcttgCCTCCAGCCCCCTCTGGCTGTGGCCCCAGCTCCAGCGGTGGCTGCTGCCTGAGCCACCACAGGCACCACAGGTCCCACAGATGCCGGCGCCAGAGCTCTGAGTCCTGTGACAGTGGCAGTGGTCAGCAGTCTGGGGGCTCCGGCTGTGGCCACCACGGCTCTGGGGGCTGCTGCTGA